A genomic segment from Cyanobium sp. NIES-981 encodes:
- the asnB gene encoding asparagine synthase (glutamine-hydrolyzing), whose product MCGIGGIFHRQAQRPIDEQLLVNMAAIQVHRGPDGFGVRSLPGQGVGFCHARLSIIDLDANRGRQPFVSEDGQLLMAHNGEFYDFQEIRASLTAQGARFSSKSDSEILLRLYQRQGLEASLPLLRGEFAFALFDQSLDTLVLVRDRFGVKPQYWTLTDEGLVFGSELKVLFAHPGVQRRFSSEGLFHQLMQTMVPGTTAFEGVHQLKPGHVLTVQRRNGEFVIDDQPYWDVDFPRSGERDPGRSEAEHIAAVRQALLEAVEVRMVADVPVGCYLSGGIDSCSILGLAAAVSQNPVKAFTIGFDDSRYDETPIATAMAEATGADQLVMRLSGNELYGHLEETIWHTERTIYNTLAVAKFLMSREVNRSHYKVVMTGEGSDELFGGYPAFRRDMFLHGLAELPEADRQEWEQLLQEANQLVQGAMLAEEQVHDPALEAVVGFTPSCLQPWLACAPLVPALLAPEHRRACAGYEPGAAIAATLDPSQLEGRHALDRAQYVWIKTMLEGQILTWGGDRVDMAHAMEARPAFLDHHLAAVAVQVPPELRIKGKTEKYVLREAMRGLLPEQLYRREKFAFMAPPAHADEQKRAAMQALADRHLSPAAIAEAGLLDAAGVAELFRRHDDPDTSAATRVQLDAVINHLICVQIMHRLFVAADLPTQARELAEKLGWRLHQEEAAEPAYALIGMSEG is encoded by the coding sequence ATGTGTGGCATCGGGGGAATCTTTCACCGCCAGGCCCAGCGGCCGATCGACGAGCAGCTGCTCGTCAACATGGCCGCCATCCAGGTGCACCGCGGCCCCGACGGCTTCGGGGTGCGCAGCCTGCCGGGCCAGGGGGTGGGCTTCTGCCACGCCAGGCTCTCGATCATCGATCTCGACGCCAACCGGGGCCGCCAGCCCTTCGTGTCCGAGGACGGCCAGCTGCTGATGGCCCACAACGGCGAGTTCTACGACTTCCAGGAGATCAGAGCCTCGCTCACCGCCCAGGGGGCCCGCTTCAGCAGCAAGAGCGACTCGGAGATTCTGCTGCGCCTTTACCAGCGCCAGGGCCTGGAGGCGAGTCTGCCGTTGCTGCGGGGCGAGTTCGCCTTCGCCCTGTTCGACCAGAGCCTCGATACCCTCGTGCTGGTGCGCGACCGCTTCGGCGTCAAACCCCAGTACTGGACCCTCACCGATGAGGGCCTGGTGTTCGGCTCCGAGCTCAAGGTGCTCTTCGCCCACCCTGGCGTGCAGCGGCGCTTCAGCTCCGAAGGGCTCTTCCATCAGCTGATGCAGACGATGGTGCCCGGCACCACCGCCTTCGAGGGGGTGCACCAGCTCAAGCCCGGCCACGTGCTCACGGTGCAGCGCCGGAACGGCGAGTTCGTGATCGACGACCAGCCCTACTGGGATGTGGACTTCCCCCGATCCGGCGAGCGCGATCCCGGCCGCAGCGAGGCCGAGCACATCGCCGCGGTGCGCCAGGCCCTGCTCGAGGCGGTGGAGGTGCGCATGGTGGCCGACGTGCCGGTGGGCTGCTACCTCTCCGGCGGCATCGATTCCTGCTCGATCCTGGGGCTGGCGGCGGCCGTGAGTCAGAACCCGGTGAAGGCGTTCACGATCGGCTTCGACGACAGCCGCTACGACGAGACACCGATCGCCACCGCCATGGCCGAGGCCACCGGCGCCGACCAGCTGGTGATGCGCCTCTCCGGCAACGAGCTCTATGGCCACCTGGAGGAGACGATCTGGCACACCGAACGCACGATCTACAACACCCTGGCGGTGGCCAAATTCCTGATGAGCCGGGAGGTGAACCGCTCCCACTACAAGGTGGTGATGACGGGCGAAGGCTCCGATGAGCTGTTCGGCGGCTACCCCGCCTTCCGCCGCGACATGTTCCTGCACGGTCTGGCCGAGCTGCCGGAGGCCGACCGGCAGGAATGGGAGCAGCTGCTGCAGGAGGCCAACCAGCTGGTGCAGGGCGCCATGCTGGCCGAGGAGCAGGTGCACGATCCGGCCCTGGAGGCGGTGGTGGGCTTCACCCCCAGCTGCCTGCAGCCCTGGCTGGCCTGTGCCCCGCTGGTGCCGGCGCTGCTGGCCCCGGAGCATCGCCGGGCCTGCGCCGGCTACGAGCCCGGCGCCGCCATCGCCGCCACCCTGGATCCCTCCCAGCTGGAGGGGCGCCATGCCCTGGACCGGGCCCAGTACGTGTGGATCAAGACCATGCTGGAAGGGCAGATCCTCACCTGGGGGGGCGACCGGGTCGACATGGCCCACGCCATGGAGGCCCGGCCGGCCTTCCTGGATCACCATCTGGCCGCCGTGGCGGTGCAGGTGCCACCGGAACTGCGCATCAAGGGCAAGACCGAGAAATACGTGCTGCGCGAAGCCATGCGGGGCCTGCTGCCCGAGCAGCTCTACCGCCGGGAGAAATTCGCCTTCATGGCCCCACCGGCCCACGCCGATGAGCAGAAGCGGGCCGCGATGCAGGCCCTGGCCGACCGCCACCTCAGCCCCGCGGCCATCGCCGAGGCGGGCCTGCTGGATGCCGCCGGCGTGGCCGAGCTGTTCCGTCGCCACGACGATCCGGACACCAGCGCGGCCACCCGGGTGCAGCTCGACGCCGTGATCAACCACCTGATCTGTGTGCAGATCATGCACCGGCTGTTCGTGGCGGCGGATCTGCCCACCCAGGCCCGGGAGCTCGCCGAGAAGCTCGGCTGGCGCCTGCACCAGGAGGAGGCCGCCGAGCCCGCCTACGCGCTGATCGGCATGTCTGAGGGCTGA
- a CDS encoding DUF1028 domain-containing protein, which translates to MTYSIVAWDAETGMTGVGVATKHLAVGSLVPHARPGVGAVATQASTNPYFGPWGLDRLEQLQQESQGELGAEAVLESLLQDDPGRDGRQVHLVDAQGRTAAWTGPDCAGLAAHRCYPGFSVAGNYLASELVLLAMAEAYMAAERHGMPLEHRLLLALEAAEAHGGDHRGRQSAALLVMHQESYPHIDFRVDHHPEPLVALREILAEIEQPYYTGFRATLPTTLGVAQNAELQPAEPQPSDMPISA; encoded by the coding sequence ATGACCTACTCGATCGTTGCCTGGGATGCTGAGACCGGAATGACCGGTGTCGGGGTGGCCACCAAGCATCTGGCCGTCGGATCCCTTGTGCCCCATGCCCGGCCCGGCGTCGGTGCCGTGGCCACCCAGGCCAGCACCAATCCCTACTTCGGCCCCTGGGGCCTGGATCGCCTGGAGCAGCTGCAGCAGGAGAGCCAGGGGGAGCTCGGCGCCGAGGCCGTGCTCGAGTCCCTGCTGCAGGACGACCCCGGCCGCGACGGGCGCCAGGTGCATCTGGTGGATGCCCAGGGCCGCACCGCCGCCTGGACTGGACCCGATTGCGCCGGACTGGCGGCCCACCGCTGCTATCCCGGGTTCTCCGTGGCCGGCAATTACCTGGCCTCCGAGCTGGTGCTGCTGGCGATGGCCGAGGCCTACATGGCCGCGGAGCGCCATGGGATGCCGTTGGAGCACCGCCTGCTGCTCGCCCTCGAGGCGGCTGAGGCCCACGGCGGCGACCATCGGGGCCGCCAGTCGGCGGCGCTGCTGGTGATGCACCAGGAGAGCTATCCCCACATCGACTTCCGGGTGGATCACCATCCCGAGCCCCTGGTGGCGCTGCGGGAGATCCTGGCGGAGATCGAACAGCCTTACTACACCGGCTTCCGGGCCACCCTGCCCACCACCCTGGGGGTGGCCCAGAACGCCGAGCTGCAACCGGCCGAGCCTCAGCCCTCAGACATGCCGATCAGCGCGTAG
- a CDS encoding Zn-dependent hydrolase, protein MTQLSVGIPTSLNGPLRPSAPAAGLRADGERLACSLEELSQIGRLPSGAVRRLAFSDEDRAARSLVRQWMLEAGMEVRIDAAGNLIGRYEGLDPQAPVLATGSHIDTVPEGGRYDGALGVMAGLEVVRVLAGQGQRLHHPLEVIVFADEESSMVGCKTLVGRGSDDPASYVTALGLPIEAALASIGGDWEQRASARRAPEEIAAFLELHVEQGGVLEAVGKEIGVVEGVVGQQRYTISVSGQANHAGTTPMGMRRDALTTAAQIILAVEDMALHFPGDPVATVGKLQVWPNAANIVPGRVEFTLDMRDLSHSVIDHMRAHLERKIEHIAVASRTRIAMTPQFVVDPSPADPRIQEVITESCQQLGLSYTHLPSRASHDSQELGRLTAMGMIFVPSRDGVSHSADEYTSPEQCEQGVNVLLQSLIRLDASLAGS, encoded by the coding sequence ATGACCCAGCTCAGCGTCGGTATCCCGACCAGCCTGAACGGACCCCTGCGGCCGTCGGCCCCGGCCGCGGGCCTGCGCGCCGACGGGGAACGGCTGGCATGCAGCCTCGAGGAGCTGTCGCAGATCGGCCGGCTCCCCTCCGGGGCCGTGCGCCGGCTGGCCTTCAGCGATGAGGACCGGGCCGCCCGCAGCCTCGTGAGGCAGTGGATGCTGGAGGCGGGCATGGAGGTGCGCATCGATGCCGCCGGCAACCTGATCGGCCGCTACGAGGGCCTCGACCCCCAGGCCCCGGTGCTGGCCACGGGCTCCCACATCGACACGGTGCCGGAAGGGGGCCGCTACGACGGTGCCCTCGGCGTGATGGCCGGGCTGGAGGTGGTGCGGGTGCTGGCCGGGCAGGGGCAGCGGCTGCACCACCCGCTGGAGGTGATCGTGTTCGCCGACGAGGAGAGCTCCATGGTGGGCTGCAAGACCCTGGTGGGACGGGGCTCCGATGACCCCGCCAGTTACGTCACCGCCCTGGGACTGCCGATCGAGGCTGCCCTGGCCAGCATCGGCGGTGACTGGGAGCAGCGCGCCAGCGCCCGCCGTGCCCCCGAGGAGATCGCGGCCTTCCTGGAGCTCCATGTGGAGCAGGGCGGCGTGCTCGAGGCCGTGGGCAAGGAGATCGGCGTGGTGGAGGGGGTGGTGGGGCAGCAGCGCTACACGATCAGTGTGAGCGGTCAGGCGAACCACGCCGGCACCACACCCATGGGCATGCGCCGCGACGCCCTCACCACCGCCGCCCAGATCATCCTGGCGGTGGAGGACATGGCGCTCCATTTCCCCGGTGATCCGGTGGCCACCGTGGGCAAGCTGCAGGTGTGGCCGAACGCGGCCAACATCGTGCCCGGACGGGTGGAGTTCACCCTCGACATGCGCGATCTCTCCCACAGCGTGATCGACCACATGCGCGCCCACCTGGAGCGCAAGATCGAGCACATCGCCGTGGCCAGCCGCACCCGGATCGCCATGACGCCGCAGTTCGTGGTGGACCCCAGCCCCGCCGATCCGAGGATCCAGGAGGTGATCACCGAGAGCTGCCAGCAGCTGGGGCTGAGCTACACCCACCTGCCGAGCCGGGCCAGCCACGACTCCCAGGAGCTGGGCCGGCTCACTGCGATGGGGATGATCTTCGTGCCCAGCCGCGATGGCGTGTCCCATTCCGCCGACGAGTACACCTCCCCCGAGCAGTGCGAACAGGGCGTGAACGTGCTGCTGCAGAGCCTGATCCGGCTGGATGCCAGCCTCGCCGGCAGCTGA
- a CDS encoding GMC oxidoreductase produces the protein MAPRSDQATLPQPDAIVVGSGATGGVAAMVLAEAGLRVLVLEAGPALTPRRAYRGEPENTVRRLAHLSSGRHRLQAHHPGYWKQNPELFIDERRNPYSTPPGRPFLWTRGRQLGGKSLTWGGITLRLSDYEFKAGERDGCGPSWPIGEHDLAPYYTRIESLLGVHGHADGLPQLPDGHFLDPLPLTPGERHLQRAAAAQLDLPLIHSRGFPLHRGPGWARSSSPGSTLARALATGRAVVRSGAVVSHVVMRPDGRRAQGVVVVDSSSGARERLDAPLVVLCASTIETLRILLHSSASSRRGGLEDPSGCLGHFLMDHISTSRFFSIPDVEAPPQPAELSGAGSCFIPNTVNLDAASQTGFQRGYGLWAAVQRFDPPGVLQRRRGEAVGFLIGHGEVLPQATNGVSLNHEQLDAWGLPTPHISLAWGPNETAMVAHMQQRMDAVVGAAGGTVRPVEELFVLPLLEPWIRRSFATGSSAPPPGYYIHELGGARMAAREEDGVVNPFNQCWRAPNVLVADGACWPSAGWQSPTLTEMAITWRACEAAAERLRRGDG, from the coding sequence ATGGCGCCTCGCAGCGATCAGGCCACCCTGCCGCAGCCGGACGCCATCGTGGTGGGCTCCGGCGCCACGGGCGGGGTGGCGGCCATGGTGCTGGCCGAGGCGGGGCTGCGGGTGCTCGTCCTCGAAGCCGGCCCCGCCCTCACCCCCCGGCGGGCCTACCGGGGCGAGCCGGAGAACACGGTGCGGCGGCTGGCCCACCTCTCCAGCGGCCGCCACCGGCTGCAGGCGCACCATCCGGGCTACTGGAAGCAGAATCCGGAGCTGTTCATCGATGAGCGGCGGAACCCGTACTCCACGCCGCCCGGGCGCCCGTTTCTCTGGACCCGGGGGCGCCAGCTCGGTGGCAAGAGCCTCACCTGGGGCGGCATCACCCTGCGCCTGAGCGACTACGAGTTCAAGGCCGGCGAACGGGATGGCTGCGGCCCCTCCTGGCCGATCGGCGAACACGACCTGGCGCCTTACTACACGCGCATCGAGTCGCTGCTGGGGGTGCACGGCCACGCCGATGGGCTGCCCCAGCTGCCGGACGGCCACTTTCTCGACCCCCTGCCGCTCACCCCCGGCGAACGGCACCTGCAGCGCGCGGCGGCCGCCCAGCTGGACCTGCCGCTGATCCACTCGCGCGGCTTCCCCCTGCACCGCGGCCCGGGCTGGGCCCGCTCCTCCAGCCCGGGCAGCACCCTGGCGCGGGCCCTGGCCACCGGGCGTGCCGTGGTGCGCAGCGGCGCGGTGGTGAGCCACGTGGTGATGCGACCGGACGGACGGCGGGCCCAGGGGGTGGTGGTGGTGGACAGCTCCAGCGGCGCGCGCGAGCGGCTGGATGCCCCCCTTGTGGTGCTGTGCGCCTCCACCATCGAAACCCTGCGGATCCTGCTGCACTCCAGTGCCTCCAGCCGCCGCGGCGGGCTGGAGGATCCCTCCGGCTGCCTGGGCCACTTCCTGATGGACCACATCTCCACCAGCCGCTTCTTCTCCATCCCCGACGTGGAGGCACCGCCACAGCCGGCCGAACTCTCCGGGGCGGGCAGCTGTTTCATCCCCAACACCGTGAACCTCGATGCCGCGAGCCAGACCGGATTTCAGCGGGGCTACGGCCTTTGGGCGGCGGTGCAGCGCTTCGACCCGCCCGGCGTGCTGCAACGGCGGCGCGGTGAGGCGGTGGGGTTCCTGATCGGCCATGGCGAGGTGCTTCCGCAGGCCACCAACGGCGTGAGCCTGAACCACGAGCAACTGGATGCCTGGGGCTTGCCCACACCCCACATCAGCCTGGCCTGGGGCCCCAACGAAACGGCGATGGTGGCCCACATGCAGCAGCGCATGGATGCGGTTGTGGGCGCGGCGGGCGGCACGGTGCGCCCGGTGGAGGAGCTCTTCGTGCTGCCGCTGCTGGAACCGTGGATCCGCCGCAGCTTCGCCACCGGCAGCAGCGCCCCGCCCCCTGGCTACTACATCCATGAACTGGGGGGGGCACGCATGGCCGCCCGGGAAGAGGACGGGGTGGTGAACCCCTTCAACCAGTGCTGGCGGGCTCCGAACGTGCTGGTGGCCGATGGCGCCTGCTGGCCCAGTGCCGGCTGGCAGAGCCCCACGCTCACGGAGATGGCCATCACCTGGCGGGCCTGTGAGGCGGCGGCCGAGCGGCTCAGGCGGGGGGACGGGTAG